A section of the Haloferax sp. Atlit-12N genome encodes:
- a CDS encoding ABC transporter substrate-binding protein, with translation MSRKDITQTRSQVGSKSESIRARFGDAASRRNFLKALGTAGIAGLAGCSGGGESYNGEEQTTASGGDGENTETETSSGGDSGSSTLRMSATQRFGTVDPAKGTDYTQVLALVNLYDPLVFPDTEGNLQGHLAEDWTVSDDNQTYTFTLREGATFHSGNPVTAEDVQFSAERFLDINQGYSSLLGNVLSKENVTVEDERTVSFTLDRVHSPFLATLVLLFVVDKQQVLDNAEDGDFGDRGDYGQSFLNDNDAGSGPYELAGFERQAQISFSRYADYWGSFKDGAYDNVVVQIITNDPTVRSLMKTGELDMSSQYQSEETYEALAAEDDIRVESVPTVTTFYFKINTQKAPTDDPAVREAMAYGFDYETARNEIAPGSLPAQGPLPTSFGVHNDDIVQPTYDPEKARQILADAGYEEGDITVQNTYVKDYGLEEKMGLLFQQNMDEIGINVELNPQTWGTMTELATSVEGTPHINQVFYGPVYPSPDTVFYNQYHSEAASTWMSMEHLEDENVDSLIDEARSTVDADARAELYAEVQERIANQYPDLFIFVQSKKHAFADDVKGYTFRPSMSFDYWFPDFYQE, from the coding sequence ATGTCGAGAAAGGACATCACACAGACGCGGTCGCAGGTGGGGTCGAAATCGGAGTCAATCCGCGCTCGGTTCGGAGACGCGGCGAGTCGTCGAAACTTCCTCAAGGCCCTCGGGACGGCCGGCATCGCAGGTCTCGCCGGCTGTTCCGGCGGTGGTGAGAGCTACAACGGCGAAGAACAGACCACGGCCTCGGGCGGCGACGGTGAGAACACGGAGACGGAAACGTCGTCCGGCGGCGACTCGGGCAGTTCGACGCTCCGCATGAGCGCGACCCAGCGCTTCGGGACCGTCGACCCCGCGAAGGGGACGGACTACACGCAGGTGCTCGCGTTGGTCAACCTCTACGACCCGCTCGTGTTCCCCGACACGGAGGGGAACCTACAGGGACACCTCGCCGAGGACTGGACCGTCTCGGACGACAACCAGACCTACACGTTCACGCTCCGCGAGGGCGCGACATTCCACAGCGGCAACCCTGTCACGGCGGAGGACGTGCAGTTCTCGGCCGAGCGGTTCCTCGATATTAACCAAGGCTACTCGTCGCTGCTCGGGAACGTGCTCTCGAAGGAAAACGTGACCGTCGAGGACGAACGGACCGTGTCGTTCACGCTCGACCGCGTCCACTCGCCGTTCCTCGCGACGCTCGTGTTACTGTTCGTCGTCGACAAACAGCAGGTCCTCGACAACGCCGAGGACGGCGACTTCGGCGACCGTGGCGACTACGGCCAGTCGTTCCTCAACGACAACGACGCCGGCTCCGGCCCGTACGAACTCGCCGGCTTCGAGCGGCAGGCCCAGATTTCGTTCAGCCGCTACGCGGACTACTGGGGTTCGTTCAAAGACGGCGCGTACGACAACGTCGTCGTCCAGATAATCACCAACGACCCGACGGTTCGCTCGCTGATGAAGACGGGCGAACTCGACATGTCGAGCCAGTACCAAAGCGAGGAGACCTACGAGGCCCTCGCGGCCGAAGACGACATCCGCGTCGAGTCGGTGCCGACGGTGACGACGTTCTACTTCAAAATCAACACCCAGAAGGCCCCGACCGACGACCCCGCCGTCCGCGAGGCGATGGCCTACGGCTTCGACTACGAGACGGCGCGAAACGAAATCGCGCCGGGGTCGCTCCCCGCGCAGGGGCCGCTCCCGACCTCGTTCGGCGTCCACAACGACGACATCGTCCAGCCGACCTACGACCCAGAGAAGGCGCGGCAGATTCTCGCCGACGCCGGCTACGAGGAGGGCGATATCACCGTCCAGAACACCTACGTGAAGGACTACGGCCTCGAAGAGAAGATGGGCCTGCTGTTCCAGCAGAACATGGACGAAATCGGCATCAACGTCGAGTTGAACCCGCAGACGTGGGGTACGATGACCGAACTCGCGACGAGCGTCGAGGGGACGCCCCACATCAACCAGGTGTTCTACGGGCCGGTGTATCCCTCGCCCGACACGGTGTTCTACAACCAGTACCACTCTGAAGCCGCCTCAACGTGGATGAGCATGGAGCACCTCGAAGACGAGAACGTCGATTCCCTCATCGACGAGGCGCGCTCGACGGTCGACGCCGACGCTCGCGCCGAGCTGTACGCCGAAGTCCAAGAACGCATCGCGAACCAGTACCCCGACCTGTTCATCTTCGTCCAGTCGAAGAAGCACGCCTTCGCCGACGACGTGAAGGGCTACACCTTCCGGCCGTCGATGAGTTTCGACTACTGGTTCCCCGACTTCTACCAAGAATGA
- a CDS encoding ABC transporter permease, with the protein MKYWQYLVRRLAGILVSLIGLSIIIFTTSRVLPGNPARMALGALASEEQVQALAAEMGLNKPIPLQYLDYMRGLLVGDLGTSLETKRAVSTDIVYYLPATLELITVSMFLTIVIGIPLGVIAAQNKDGFADNATRLVAFFSVSVPGFFIAIMFQLIFGYLLEWLPITGRLGSEFGSGVSRFTGFLLVDTLLSGNLAAHVDAWAHIILPALALSLAGIGQVMRITRSSMIDVKDQDYVEAERGFGLPSWLVTYKYTLKNAFIPTLTILGLLYASLLGNAFLIELVYSWPGLASYGVTAVLNNDFNAVVGVTMTIGVAFVSINFLVDVLLGRVDPRIRLAMEEAT; encoded by the coding sequence ATGAAATACTGGCAGTATCTCGTGCGCCGGCTCGCGGGCATCCTCGTGAGTCTCATCGGCCTGTCGATAATCATCTTCACCACGTCACGAGTGCTTCCCGGGAACCCCGCTCGAATGGCCCTCGGCGCGCTCGCGTCGGAAGAACAGGTGCAGGCGCTCGCCGCCGAGATGGGCCTGAACAAGCCGATTCCGCTGCAGTACCTCGATTACATGCGAGGACTTCTCGTCGGCGACCTCGGGACGAGCCTCGAGACGAAGCGCGCGGTCAGCACCGACATCGTCTACTACCTGCCGGCGACGCTCGAACTCATCACGGTGTCGATGTTCCTCACCATCGTCATCGGGATTCCGCTCGGCGTCATCGCCGCGCAGAACAAAGACGGGTTCGCGGACAACGCGACGCGGCTCGTCGCGTTCTTCAGCGTGAGCGTGCCCGGCTTCTTCATCGCAATCATGTTCCAGCTGATATTCGGCTACCTGCTCGAATGGCTCCCCATCACGGGGCGACTCGGCTCGGAGTTCGGCTCGGGCGTCTCGCGGTTCACGGGCTTCCTGCTCGTGGACACCCTGCTGTCGGGGAACCTCGCGGCCCACGTCGACGCGTGGGCGCACATCATCCTCCCGGCACTCGCGCTCTCGCTCGCCGGCATCGGACAGGTGATGCGCATCACTCGGTCGAGCATGATTGACGTGAAAGACCAGGACTACGTCGAGGCCGAACGCGGCTTCGGCCTCCCCTCGTGGCTCGTTACGTACAAGTACACGCTCAAGAACGCGTTCATCCCGACGCTCACGATTCTGGGGCTGCTGTACGCCTCGCTGCTTGGGAACGCGTTCCTCATCGAACTCGTCTACTCGTGGCCCGGACTGGCGTCCTACGGCGTCACCGCGGTGCTGAACAACGACTTCAACGCCGTCGTCGGCGTCACGATGACCATCGGCGTCGCGTTCGTGAGCATCAACTTCCTCGTCGACGTGCTGCTGGGTCGCGTTGACCCCCGCATCAGACTGGCGATGGAGGAGGCGACATGA
- a CDS encoding ABC transporter permease: MSAESAGVLDRVVSAERRELWQRSWKRFTSRPMSVVGLGIIIAIILLAVFAPVVAPYPEHAGKFTDFSNTLQPPSLDHPLGTDHVGRDVLSRILFGYRLSLMLVAVVLGFGVPVGVLLGLVAGYYGGWTETIIMRATDTALALPPLVMALAITSALEPTLTNAMIAIAALWWTWHARLVQSIVASERGEEYVQAAKLAGASTPHILFREILPNTLSPILVKVTLDAGFVILIGAGLSFIGVGVQPPQPGLGTMVSQGTSYLPDSWWVSVFAGLAIFVLVMGFNMLGDGLRDLFDVEVNR; this comes from the coding sequence ATGAGCGCCGAGTCAGCGGGCGTCCTCGACCGGGTCGTCTCGGCCGAGCGCCGCGAACTCTGGCAGCGGTCGTGGAAACGCTTTACGAGCAGGCCGATGAGCGTCGTCGGTCTCGGAATCATCATCGCCATCATCTTGCTCGCCGTCTTCGCACCCGTCGTCGCGCCGTACCCCGAACACGCCGGGAAGTTCACCGACTTCTCGAACACGCTCCAGCCGCCGAGCCTCGACCACCCGCTGGGGACCGACCACGTCGGCCGCGACGTGCTCTCGCGCATCCTCTTCGGCTACCGACTGTCGCTCATGCTCGTGGCCGTCGTCCTCGGCTTCGGCGTCCCCGTGGGCGTGCTGCTCGGCCTCGTCGCCGGCTACTACGGCGGCTGGACTGAGACGATTATCATGCGGGCGACCGACACGGCGCTCGCCTTACCGCCGCTCGTGATGGCGTTGGCAATCACCTCGGCCTTAGAGCCGACGCTGACGAACGCGATGATAGCCATCGCGGCGCTGTGGTGGACGTGGCACGCCCGCCTCGTCCAGAGCATCGTCGCCAGCGAGCGCGGCGAGGAGTACGTGCAGGCCGCGAAACTCGCCGGCGCGAGCACGCCGCACATCCTCTTCCGGGAGATTCTCCCGAACACGCTGTCGCCGATTCTGGTCAAGGTGACCCTGGACGCTGGCTTCGTCATCCTCATCGGTGCGGGCCTGTCGTTCATCGGCGTCGGCGTCCAGCCGCCCCAGCCCGGCCTCGGGACGATGGTCAGCCAAGGAACGTCTTACCTGCCCGACTCGTGGTGGGTGAGCGTCTTCGCCGGGCTCGCCATCTTCGTCCTCGTGATGGGGTTCAACATGCTCGGCGACGGGCTTCGTGACCTCTTCGACGTGGAGGTGAACCGATGA
- a CDS encoding ABC transporter ATP-binding protein, translated as MKLDEPVAENPLLTVEDLEVGFESFDGFAEVIDGVNLSIGKGEVVTIAGETGCGKSVTMKSILRLLNQPPARVNGEITFDGTELLSLSDREFERVKGQRMSLVFQDPMSSLNPTFTIGEQLTDTAQFGGDSDTGVVEFFRRRFSGERDEARERVLEMLREVQMPDPENIMDSYPTQLSGGMRQRALIAQALLNEPDLLIADEIGTALDVTIHDQILDLLKDLIENHDLSVLMITHNLGVARQVSDRVYVMYGGRIVETAPTEELFENPKHPYTQGLIASIPRLTGDEMATGIDGSIPEYLDPPPGCRFAPRCPYATAECEEARPEMYKRGPQTGVECVLYDEAAPASERPTVEETRSHMTRRPGKQTGGD; from the coding sequence ATGAAACTCGACGAGCCGGTCGCCGAGAACCCGCTTTTGACCGTCGAGGACCTCGAAGTCGGCTTCGAGTCGTTCGACGGCTTCGCGGAGGTCATCGACGGCGTCAACCTCTCTATCGGCAAGGGTGAGGTCGTGACTATCGCCGGCGAGACCGGCTGCGGTAAGTCGGTGACCATGAAGTCTATCCTCCGCCTGCTCAACCAGCCGCCCGCCCGCGTGAACGGTGAAATCACGTTCGACGGAACGGAACTGCTGTCGCTTTCGGACCGCGAGTTCGAGCGCGTCAAGGGCCAGCGGATGAGCCTCGTCTTCCAGGACCCGATGTCGAGTCTGAACCCGACGTTCACCATCGGGGAACAGCTCACCGACACCGCGCAGTTCGGCGGCGACAGCGACACGGGCGTCGTGGAGTTCTTCCGCCGCCGCTTCAGCGGCGAGCGCGACGAGGCGCGCGAGCGCGTCTTGGAGATGCTCCGCGAGGTCCAGATGCCGGACCCCGAGAACATCATGGACTCGTATCCCACCCAGCTGTCCGGCGGGATGCGCCAGCGCGCGCTCATCGCGCAGGCCCTGCTGAACGAGCCGGACCTGCTCATCGCCGACGAAATCGGCACCGCGCTGGACGTGACGATTCACGACCAGATTCTCGACCTGCTGAAGGACCTCATCGAGAACCACGACCTGAGCGTCCTGATGATTACCCACAACCTCGGCGTCGCCCGACAGGTGAGCGACCGCGTGTACGTCATGTACGGCGGCCGCATCGTCGAGACCGCGCCGACAGAAGAGCTGTTCGAGAACCCGAAACACCCCTACACGCAGGGGCTCATCGCGTCGATTCCGCGCCTGACGGGCGACGAGATGGCGACCGGTATCGACGGCTCGATTCCCGAGTACCTCGACCCGCCGCCGGGCTGTCGGTTCGCGCCGCGGTGTCCCTACGCCACCGCCGAGTGCGAGGAGGCCCGCCCGGAGATGTACAAGCGCGGCCCGCAGACCGGCGTCGAGTGCGTCCTCTACGACGAGGCCGCCCCGGCGTCCGAGCGGCCGACCGTCGAGGAAACCCGGAGTCACATGACCCGGCGACCGGGCAAGCAGACGGGGGGTGACTGA
- a CDS encoding ABC transporter ATP-binding protein — MTDVSEPLLEVDDLEKYFPVKSGIIKRTSDYVKAVDGVSFDIDRGETLALIGESGSGKSTVARTIIGLTGATGGTVRFDGEDITNATDEQLARLRSRVQMVFQDPTSSLNPRRTIGKSLAVPLKARGVPTSDLRERVVELLERVELNDEYWNKYPHELSGGQKQRVNIARALAVEPELLLLDEPTSALDVSVQAKIIALLEDLQEEFGLTYLFITHDLSLVRNFADETAVMYLGEIQERGPTEEVFQRPRHPYSRALLSAIPVTTDEEEAYKPRHEPLRGEIPSPRDVPSGCRFHTRCPYATDACSADEPQFVAVDAGPNVRCHIYDEAYANAFDDVPDVAVAAVADETVASNTNEP; from the coding sequence GTGACTGACGTGTCCGAACCCCTGCTCGAAGTCGACGACCTCGAGAAGTACTTCCCCGTCAAAAGCGGCATCATCAAGCGCACGTCAGACTACGTGAAAGCGGTCGACGGCGTCTCGTTCGACATCGACCGCGGGGAGACCCTCGCGCTCATCGGCGAGTCCGGGTCCGGCAAAAGCACCGTCGCTCGGACGATTATCGGCCTGACCGGCGCGACCGGCGGGACCGTCAGATTCGACGGCGAGGACATCACGAACGCGACCGACGAGCAACTGGCTCGCCTCCGGTCGCGCGTCCAGATGGTGTTTCAGGACCCCACGTCGAGTCTGAATCCCCGGCGGACCATCGGCAAGTCGCTCGCGGTCCCGCTGAAGGCCCGCGGCGTGCCGACGTCCGACCTCCGGGAGCGCGTGGTCGAACTGCTCGAACGCGTGGAACTGAACGACGAGTACTGGAACAAGTACCCCCACGAACTCTCCGGCGGGCAGAAACAGCGGGTGAACATCGCCCGCGCGCTCGCGGTCGAACCGGAACTGCTCTTGCTCGACGAGCCGACGAGCGCCCTCGACGTGAGCGTGCAGGCGAAGATTATCGCGCTTCTCGAGGACTTACAGGAGGAGTTCGGACTCACCTACCTGTTCATCACCCACGACCTCTCTTTGGTCCGCAACTTCGCCGACGAGACGGCCGTGATGTACCTCGGCGAGATTCAGGAACGCGGCCCCACGGAGGAGGTTTTCCAGCGGCCGCGACACCCCTACTCGCGGGCGCTTCTCTCCGCGATTCCGGTCACCACCGACGAGGAAGAGGCGTACAAGCCGCGACACGAACCGCTCCGGGGCGAAATCCCGAGCCCGCGGGACGTACCCTCGGGCTGTCGGTTCCACACGCGCTGTCCCTACGCGACCGACGCGTGTTCGGCCGACGAACCGCAGTTCGTCGCGGTCGACGCCGGCCCTAACGTCCGGTGTCACATCTACGACGAGGCGTACGCCAATGCGTTCGACGACGTGCCCGACGTGGCCGTCGCGGCGGTCGCCGACGAGACAGTCGCATCGAACACCAACGAGCCATGA
- a CDS encoding DUF917 domain-containing protein: MKITTDNIDDFATGATVLGTGGGGDPYIGKLMAQQAIEEHGPVDLIDPRDVPDDALVIPSAMLGAPTVMVEKMPKGTEALSAFEALETHLGQEAYATMSIEAGGLNSTVPIAVAAALGLPLVDADGMGRAFPEVQMVTLTMGGVSATPMSIADEKGNSLLVNTVSNEYAEAFARVTSIEMGGACMIGTYALSGAEVREHAILDSMSLAHDIGEAIRTAKHHSRDPVESVLDLTDGYELFAGKITDVERRTEGGFAVGEATLDGIDDCEGRTFTLDFQNENLVARDSERGVVASTPDLITVLDAETGDPVTTERLAYGHRVRVIGMPCSPKWRTDEGLGLVGPGYFDYSIDYEPIETLQQPKHD; encoded by the coding sequence ATGAAGATAACCACAGACAACATCGACGACTTCGCAACCGGCGCGACTGTCCTCGGGACGGGCGGCGGAGGCGACCCCTACATCGGGAAGCTGATGGCACAGCAGGCAATCGAAGAGCACGGTCCCGTCGATCTCATCGACCCGCGAGACGTGCCCGACGACGCGCTCGTCATCCCGAGCGCGATGCTCGGCGCGCCGACCGTGATGGTCGAGAAAATGCCGAAGGGAACCGAGGCGCTGTCCGCCTTCGAGGCGCTCGAAACGCACCTCGGACAGGAGGCATACGCGACGATGAGCATCGAGGCGGGCGGGCTGAACAGCACCGTCCCCATCGCCGTCGCCGCCGCGCTCGGGCTTCCCCTCGTGGACGCCGACGGCATGGGCCGGGCGTTCCCCGAGGTGCAGATGGTGACGCTCACGATGGGCGGCGTCAGCGCCACCCCGATGAGCATCGCCGACGAGAAGGGCAACTCGCTTCTCGTGAACACCGTCAGCAACGAGTACGCCGAGGCGTTCGCCCGCGTGACGAGCATCGAGATGGGCGGCGCGTGCATGATCGGTACCTACGCGCTCTCCGGCGCGGAGGTCCGCGAACACGCGATTCTCGACTCGATGTCCCTCGCCCACGATATCGGCGAGGCGATTCGCACCGCGAAGCACCACTCGCGGGACCCCGTCGAGTCGGTCCTCGACCTCACGGACGGCTACGAGCTGTTCGCGGGGAAGATAACCGACGTGGAGCGCCGGACCGAAGGCGGCTTCGCAGTCGGCGAGGCGACCCTCGACGGCATCGACGACTGCGAGGGCCGGACGTTCACCCTCGATTTCCAGAACGAGAACCTCGTCGCCCGCGACTCCGAGCGCGGCGTCGTGGCGAGCACCCCCGACCTGATTACGGTCCTCGACGCCGAGACGGGCGACCCCGTCACCACCGAGCGACTCGCCTACGGCCACCGGGTGCGGGTCATCGGAATGCCGTGTTCGCCGAAGTGGCGAACCGACGAGGGACTCGGCCTCGTCGGGCCGGGGTACTTCGACTACAGCATCGACTACGAACCAATCGAAACTCTCCAGCAACCCAAACATGACTGA
- a CDS encoding hydantoinase/oxoprolinase N-terminal domain-containing protein, with the protein MTDYRIGIDVGGTNTDAVVMDGDDNLLAKTKTPTTEDITSGILSALDVVLDDSGVSEDELDYVMLGTTHATNAITERRGLNEVGVIRIGAPATQSIRPLLEWPDDLAAAIGNNVAILDGGHEFDGRLLNDLDEEQVRAQIREFADVDAFAVTSVFSPVRDDHETRVAELIREEVGDDVPISVSNEIGSVGLLERENATALNAALTSVASEAANAFVEAMDERGIDANLYFGQNDGTLMSVDYAIRYPIFTVASGPSNSVRGAAYLSAVENGIIVDVGGTTTDVGAVTEGFPRESSVAVEIGEVKTNFRMPDIIAIGIGGGSIVSTDDGVTVGPQSVGYKLTEEAKCFGGETLTATDLEVAAGTIDIGSETPDVDAEIVEAAREYVRERVEREVDRMKTSAEPVPVVIVGGGSILVPDDIAGASEVHKPDHYEVANAVGVAIAQVSGEVDRIYSLDEMDREEAIQHAKDEATDNALAAGADADSVDIVDVEEVPLSYLPGNAVRIKVKAAGALDH; encoded by the coding sequence ATGACTGACTACCGAATCGGAATCGACGTCGGCGGCACCAACACGGACGCCGTCGTCATGGACGGCGACGACAACCTCCTCGCGAAGACGAAGACCCCCACGACCGAAGACATCACCTCGGGCATCCTCAGCGCCCTCGACGTGGTCCTCGACGACAGCGGCGTCTCCGAGGACGAACTCGACTACGTGATGCTCGGCACGACCCACGCGACGAACGCCATCACGGAGCGCCGCGGCCTCAACGAGGTCGGCGTCATCCGCATCGGCGCGCCCGCGACCCAGAGCATCCGGCCGCTCCTCGAATGGCCCGACGACCTCGCCGCGGCAATCGGCAACAACGTCGCCATCCTCGACGGCGGCCACGAGTTCGACGGCCGCCTCCTCAACGACCTCGACGAGGAGCAGGTCAGAGCGCAGATTCGCGAGTTCGCCGACGTGGACGCCTTCGCCGTGACGAGCGTCTTCTCGCCCGTCCGCGACGACCACGAGACGCGGGTCGCCGAACTCATCCGCGAGGAGGTCGGCGACGACGTGCCCATCTCCGTCTCGAACGAAATCGGGAGCGTCGGCCTGCTCGAACGCGAGAACGCGACGGCGCTCAACGCCGCGCTCACCAGCGTCGCCTCGGAGGCCGCGAACGCCTTCGTCGAGGCGATGGACGAACGCGGTATCGACGCGAACCTCTACTTCGGCCAGAACGACGGGACGCTGATGAGCGTCGACTACGCCATCCGCTACCCCATCTTCACCGTCGCCAGCGGCCCCTCGAACTCGGTTCGCGGCGCGGCGTACCTCTCTGCGGTCGAAAACGGCATCATCGTCGACGTCGGCGGCACGACGACCGACGTGGGCGCGGTCACCGAGGGCTTCCCCCGCGAGAGCAGCGTCGCCGTCGAAATCGGCGAGGTGAAGACCAACTTCCGCATGCCCGACATCATCGCCATCGGCATCGGCGGCGGCTCCATCGTCTCGACCGACGACGGCGTCACCGTCGGTCCCCAGAGCGTCGGCTACAAACTGACCGAGGAGGCGAAGTGTTTCGGCGGGGAGACGCTGACCGCGACCGACCTCGAAGTCGCCGCGGGCACCATCGACATCGGCTCCGAGACGCCGGACGTGGACGCGGAAATCGTCGAGGCCGCCCGCGAGTACGTCAGAGAGCGCGTCGAGCGCGAGGTCGACCGCATGAAGACCAGCGCCGAACCCGTCCCCGTGGTCATCGTCGGCGGCGGGAGCATCCTCGTCCCCGACGACATCGCGGGCGCGAGCGAGGTCCACAAGCCCGACCACTACGAGGTCGCGAACGCCGTGGGCGTCGCCATCGCGCAGGTCTCCGGCGAGGTCGACCGCATCTACAGCCTCGACGAGATGGACCGCGAGGAGGCCATCCAGCACGCGAAAGACGAAGCCACGGACAACGCGCTCGCCGCCGGGGCGGACGCCGACAGCGTGGACATCGTCGACGTCGAGGAGGTCCCGCTTTCGTACCTGCCCGGCAACGCGGTGCGAATCAAGGTGAAGGCCGCCGGGGCGCTCGACCACTAA
- a CDS encoding DUF917 domain-containing protein: protein MTVEIGVEEIEDIALGATVLGTGGGGDPHVGKLVAKQAIEEFGPVELLPPDELDADDFVIPTAQMGAPTVSVEKLPGGQEAVASMERIERELGKTADATMPIECGGINSTFPFAVAARRGLPVVDADGMGRAFPELQHETFNIYGVSGTPAAVSDERGNSCLIETDDNDQLEWLARGVTVRMGGVAYVSDYPMTGAQVKETAIPGTMSLARDLGRALRLAEDDAMSAIREVTRESIYGEARSLFEGKIVDVQRRTERGFVFGHVDIDGLDSDEGSTMRIEFQNENLGATVDGSYVATVPDLITVLDRETGGPIPTESLRYGARVRVLGIRTPEIMRTPAALDVWGPASFGLDATYEPLADHP, encoded by the coding sequence ATGACGGTCGAAATCGGCGTCGAGGAGATAGAGGACATCGCGCTCGGCGCGACCGTCCTCGGCACCGGCGGCGGGGGCGACCCCCACGTCGGCAAACTCGTGGCGAAGCAGGCCATCGAGGAGTTCGGGCCCGTCGAACTCCTTCCCCCGGACGAACTGGACGCGGACGACTTCGTCATCCCGACCGCCCAGATGGGCGCACCGACCGTCTCGGTCGAGAAGCTTCCGGGCGGGCAGGAGGCCGTCGCCTCGATGGAGCGCATCGAGCGCGAACTCGGGAAGACCGCCGACGCGACGATGCCAATCGAGTGCGGCGGCATCAACTCGACGTTCCCCTTCGCCGTCGCGGCCCGCCGCGGGCTCCCCGTGGTCGACGCCGACGGCATGGGTCGGGCGTTCCCCGAACTCCAACACGAGACGTTCAACATCTACGGCGTCAGCGGGACGCCCGCCGCCGTCAGCGACGAGCGGGGGAACTCCTGTCTCATCGAGACGGACGACAACGACCAGTTGGAGTGGCTGGCCCGCGGCGTCACGGTCAGAATGGGCGGCGTCGCCTACGTCTCCGACTACCCGATGACCGGGGCGCAGGTCAAAGAGACTGCCATCCCCGGCACGATGTCGCTCGCCCGCGACCTCGGCCGCGCGCTCCGACTCGCCGAGGACGACGCGATGAGCGCCATCCGCGAGGTGACCCGCGAGTCGATTTACGGCGAGGCGCGGTCCCTGTTCGAGGGGAAAATCGTCGACGTCCAGCGCCGCACCGAGCGCGGGTTCGTCTTCGGCCACGTCGACATCGATGGCCTCGATTCTGACGAGGGGTCGACGATGCGCATCGAGTTCCAAAACGAGAACCTCGGCGCGACCGTCGACGGGAGCTACGTGGCGACCGTCCCCGACCTCATCACCGTCCTCGACCGCGAGACGGGCGGCCCGATTCCGACCGAAAGCCTCCGGTACGGGGCGCGAGTCCGCGTACTCGGCATCCGGACGCCAGAGATAATGCGGACGCCCGCCGCGCTCGACGTGTGGGGTCCGGCGTCGTTCGGCCTCGACGCGACCTACGAACCACTCGCGGACCACCCATGA
- a CDS encoding DUF917 domain-containing protein: MSFDIPHLTEVTLDDLEALGIGAGILGTGGGGNPRLGRLRLQTLLEDDAYPDSVELVDPRDLPADATVASVGGMGAPTISVEKFAGGDEEVQSLRAIEDLSGETVDALIPGEIGGANSMAPLCVAAMTDLPVVDADGMGRAFPELQMDTFFIYGTPVNYAATTDERGNQVVYRDIDSAKRLEDLARAITVQMGGRSGYAFPLMTGEFVSEYAVPHTVSLATELGRAVERARDAGTDPVDAGRELLGGEELFAGKIVDVHRRNRDGFALGSVTLTGLDEDATLEIEFQNEFLVARDDDGELLTTVPDLICLVDTDTGAPVMTDALRYGQRVRVLGVPAPELLTTPEALDVIGPEAFGYDIPYDPLPRDETGW, translated from the coding sequence ATGAGTTTCGACATCCCACACCTGACGGAGGTAACGCTCGACGACCTCGAAGCGCTCGGCATCGGCGCGGGCATCCTCGGCACCGGCGGCGGGGGCAACCCCCGCCTCGGCCGACTGCGCCTGCAGACGCTCCTCGAAGACGACGCCTACCCCGACTCGGTCGAACTGGTCGACCCGCGGGACCTGCCGGCCGACGCCACCGTGGCGAGCGTCGGCGGGATGGGCGCGCCCACCATCAGCGTCGAAAAGTTCGCCGGCGGCGACGAGGAAGTCCAGTCGCTTCGCGCCATCGAAGACCTCTCCGGCGAGACGGTCGACGCGCTCATTCCCGGCGAAATCGGCGGCGCGAACAGCATGGCCCCGCTGTGCGTGGCGGCGATGACCGACCTCCCCGTGGTCGACGCCGACGGCATGGGCCGGGCGTTCCCCGAACTCCAGATGGACACGTTCTTCATCTACGGCACGCCCGTGAACTACGCGGCGACGACCGACGAGCGCGGCAATCAGGTCGTCTACCGGGACATCGACTCGGCCAAGCGCCTCGAAGACCTCGCGCGGGCCATCACCGTCCAGATGGGTGGGCGCTCGGGCTACGCCTTCCCGCTCATGACCGGTGAGTTCGTCTCGGAGTACGCGGTTCCCCACACCGTCTCGCTCGCCACCGAACTCGGTCGGGCGGTCGAACGCGCCCGCGACGCCGGCACCGACCCCGTCGACGCCGGCCGCGAACTGCTCGGCGGCGAGGAGCTGTTCGCCGGCAAAATCGTTGACGTGCACCGTCGCAACCGCGACGGCTTCGCCCTCGGGAGCGTCACGCTCACCGGGTTGGACGAGGACGCGACCCTCGAAATCGAGTTCCAAAACGAGTTCCTCGTCGCGCGGGACGACGACGGCGAGCTGCTCACGACCGTCCCCGACCTCATCTGTCTGGTCGACACCGACACCGGCGCGCCGGTCATGACCGATGCCCTGCGATACGGCCAGCGCGTCCGCGTCCTCGGCGTGCCCGCACCCGAACTGCTCACGACGCCCGAGGCGCTCGACGTCATCGGCCCCGAAGCGTTCGGCTACGACATCCCCTACGACCCGCTTCCGCGGGACGAGACGGGATGGTGA